From the Rhodocyclaceae bacterium genome, one window contains:
- a CDS encoding tripartite tricarboxylate transporter substrate binding protein: MNAPLRLQAPAALASLATVAMLSAATGAIAQSWPAKPIRLIVPFPPGGGNDIVARTMNIRLPALLGQPVVIENRPGAGGNLGAEIAARATPDGYTLLIANNSLTANLSLYRKLPYDPFRDFAPISMGATSPNMILTHPALPAKTVKDLIALARARPGAITFGSPGAGTPSHLAGELFMSRAKVKLIHVPYKGAGPLVVDQMAGHVTISFTAPIVSKPFIDAGKMRPIAVTSEKRWAGGPDIPTVAESGFPGFDVIAWFAYFAPAATPREIIDRVAADIGRAANSPEVKERFTLQGIEVSPGTPEELAAFIKRDFQAMDALIKELKIVLD; encoded by the coding sequence ATGAACGCACCCTTGCGCCTGCAGGCGCCTGCTGCTCTTGCCTCGCTCGCCACCGTCGCCATGCTGTCGGCGGCCACCGGTGCCATTGCGCAGTCCTGGCCGGCGAAGCCGATCCGCCTGATCGTGCCGTTCCCTCCGGGCGGCGGCAACGACATCGTCGCACGCACGATGAACATCCGGCTGCCCGCACTGCTCGGCCAGCCGGTGGTGATCGAAAACCGCCCGGGCGCCGGCGGCAACCTGGGCGCCGAGATCGCCGCGCGCGCCACGCCCGACGGCTACACCCTGCTGATCGCGAACAACTCGCTGACCGCCAACCTCAGCCTCTACCGCAAGCTGCCCTACGATCCGTTCCGCGACTTCGCGCCGATCTCGATGGGTGCCACCTCGCCGAACATGATCCTGACCCACCCGGCGCTGCCGGCGAAGACAGTGAAGGACCTGATCGCGCTTGCCCGGGCAAGACCGGGCGCGATCACCTTCGGATCGCCCGGTGCCGGCACGCCGTCCCATCTGGCTGGCGAACTTTTCATGTCGCGCGCCAAGGTCAAGCTGATCCACGTGCCGTACAAAGGCGCCGGGCCGCTGGTGGTCGACCAGATGGCCGGCCACGTGACGATCTCGTTCACCGCGCCGATCGTCTCCAAGCCCTTCATCGATGCCGGCAAGATGCGCCCGATCGCGGTCACCAGCGAGAAGCGCTGGGCGGGCGGCCCGGACATCCCCACGGTGGCCGAGAGCGGCTTCCCCGGCTTCGACGTGATTGCCTGGTTCGCCTATTTCGCGCCGGCGGCGACGCCGCGCGAGATCATCGATCGGGTCGCGGCCGACATCGGCCGCGCTGCAAACAGCCCGGAGGTCAAGGAACGCTTCACCCTGCAGGGCATCGAGGTATCGCCGGGCACGCCGGAGGAACTGGCCGCCTTCATCAAGCGCGACTTCCAGGCGATGGATGCGCTGATCAAGGAACTGAAGATCGTGCTCGACTGA
- the glyQ gene encoding glycine--tRNA ligase subunit alpha has product MILFQDVITRLNEYWAKQGCPLLQPLDMEVGAGTSHTHTFLRALGPEPWRAAYVQPSRRPKDGRYGENPNRMQHYYQYQVVLKPAPEDILELYLGSLAAIGLDLKANDVRFVEDDWENPTLGAWGLGWEVWLNGMEVTQFTYFQQVGGIDCKPVTGEITYGIERLSMYLQGVENVFDLTWTTWMENGVERKLTYGDVYHQNEVEQSTFNFERSNVELLLHLFGQHESEAKKLIEGGLALPAYDQVLKCAHTFNLLDARGAISVTERAAYIGRIRNLARAVAQAYYESRERLGFPMLAGAAR; this is encoded by the coding sequence ATGATCCTCTTCCAGGACGTCATCACGCGTCTCAACGAATACTGGGCGAAGCAGGGTTGCCCGCTGCTGCAGCCGCTCGACATGGAAGTCGGCGCCGGAACCTCGCATACGCATACCTTCCTGCGCGCCCTCGGGCCCGAGCCGTGGCGCGCCGCCTACGTGCAGCCCTCGCGCCGACCGAAGGACGGCCGCTACGGCGAGAATCCGAACCGGATGCAGCACTACTACCAGTACCAGGTGGTGCTGAAGCCCGCGCCGGAAGACATCCTCGAGCTCTACCTGGGCTCGCTGGCGGCGATCGGCCTCGACCTGAAGGCCAACGACGTACGTTTCGTCGAGGACGACTGGGAGAACCCCACGCTGGGCGCCTGGGGCCTGGGCTGGGAGGTGTGGCTGAACGGGATGGAAGTGACCCAGTTCACCTATTTCCAGCAGGTCGGGGGCATCGACTGCAAGCCGGTGACCGGTGAGATCACCTACGGCATCGAGCGGCTGTCGATGTACCTGCAGGGCGTCGAGAACGTGTTCGACCTCACCTGGACCACCTGGATGGAGAACGGCGTCGAGCGCAAGCTCACCTACGGCGACGTCTACCACCAGAACGAGGTCGAGCAGTCGACCTTCAACTTCGAGCGCTCGAACGTCGAACTGCTGCTGCACCTGTTCGGCCAGCACGAGTCCGAAGCGAAGAAACTGATCGAAGGCGGGCTGGCGCTGCCTGCATACGACCAGGTGCTCAAGTGCGCGCACACGTTCAACCTGCTCGACGCACGCGGCGCGATCTCGGTCACCGAACGCGCGGCCTACATCGGCCGCATCCGCAACCTGGCGCGCGCGGTCGCGCAGGCCTACTACGAAAGCCGCGAACGCCTCGGCTTCCCGATGCTGGCGGGAGCGGCCCGATGA
- the lysA gene encoding diaminopimelate decarboxylase: protein MDAMFNLRSGALHVEDVPLHLVAERFGTPTYVYSRAALTGAYRAFESAFADALLRIPSRPAGSPAPLVCYAVKANPNLAILNLFARMGSGFDIVSAGELARVVAAGGDPSRVVFSGVGKSAEELRLALEAGILCFNIESIPELHRLERVAGSLGKVAPVSIRVNPDVNPNTHPYITTGLNENKFGVNHADALDLYRAARGCRHLRITGIDCHIGSQITEISPYADALERILELVDQLAAEGMVLDHVDLGGGLGIRYSEERPPSVDDYAAAITRVFGNRPQRLVFEPGRLMVGNAGLLLTRVEYLKPGPVKNFAIVDAAMNDLMRPALYEAYHDVLPVAPRVGDAQWYDVVGPVCESGDWLARNRALVIAEGDLLAIASAGAYGMSMSSNYNTRPRAAEVMVDGADMHEIRARERIEQLFEGESLLPR from the coding sequence ATGGACGCGATGTTCAACCTTCGCAGCGGCGCGCTGCACGTCGAGGACGTGCCCCTGCACCTGGTGGCCGAGCGCTTCGGCACCCCCACCTACGTGTATTCGCGTGCAGCGCTGACGGGCGCATACCGCGCCTTCGAATCCGCGTTCGCGGACGCGCTCCTGCGCATCCCGTCGCGCCCGGCAGGGTCGCCTGCCCCGCTCGTCTGCTACGCAGTGAAAGCGAACCCGAACCTGGCGATCCTCAACCTGTTCGCCCGGATGGGCAGCGGCTTCGACATCGTGTCCGCAGGAGAGCTCGCCCGCGTGGTTGCCGCAGGCGGCGATCCTTCGAGGGTCGTGTTCTCCGGGGTGGGCAAGAGCGCGGAAGAACTCAGGTTAGCCCTCGAGGCGGGAATCCTCTGCTTCAACATCGAATCGATCCCGGAACTGCACCGGCTGGAGCGTGTCGCCGGCTCTCTCGGCAAGGTTGCACCGGTGAGCATCCGGGTGAATCCGGACGTGAACCCGAATACCCATCCGTACATCACCACCGGCCTCAACGAGAACAAGTTCGGGGTGAACCATGCCGACGCCCTCGACCTGTACCGTGCGGCGCGCGGCTGTCGACACCTGCGCATCACAGGAATCGATTGCCATATCGGCTCCCAGATAACCGAGATCTCTCCCTACGCCGATGCACTGGAGCGCATCCTCGAACTGGTCGACCAGCTGGCCGCGGAAGGCATGGTGCTGGACCATGTCGACCTGGGCGGTGGACTTGGCATCCGCTACAGCGAAGAACGTCCCCCATCTGTCGACGACTATGCGGCTGCGATCACCCGCGTGTTCGGCAACAGGCCCCAGCGCCTGGTATTCGAACCCGGGCGTCTGATGGTGGGCAATGCCGGCCTGCTGCTCACGCGCGTCGAGTACCTGAAGCCCGGCCCGGTGAAGAACTTCGCGATCGTCGACGCGGCGATGAACGACCTGATGAGACCCGCGCTCTACGAGGCATACCACGACGTGCTGCCAGTCGCTCCGCGCGTCGGAGACGCGCAGTGGTACGACGTGGTGGGCCCGGTCTGCGAGAGCGGCGACTGGCTTGCCCGCAATCGTGCGCTGGTCATCGCCGAGGGGGACCTGCTGGCGATCGCATCGGCCGGCGCCTACGGCATGAGCATGAGCTCGAACTACAACACGCGGCCACGTGCAGCGGAGGTGATGGTCGACGGCGCGGACATGCATGAGATACGCGCGCGCGAGCGCATCGAGCA
- a CDS encoding glycine--tRNA ligase subunit beta produces the protein MSATLLVELLTEELPPKALRRLGDAFSSGMADALSAAGLLEPASVATGYASPRRLAVSITHVLARAPDKPFRQKLLPVSVAFDAAGAPTPALQKKLATLGLAADAWPALERASDGKAEALFHNGTQAGASLAEGLQKALDDTLAKLPIPKLMRYQRPDGTDVQFVRPAHRLLALHGGTVVPVRALGLDAGFHTVGHRQMSSGTISIATAFEYPHRLMVLGKVVASFAQRRQRIEEGLRAKAGGDTLIAPDALLDEVTGLVEWPVVLEGRFDEAFLDVPQECLILTMQQNQKYFALADASGRLRNRFLLVSNLETTDPAAIVSGNERVLRARLSDAKFFFDQDRKTPLADRVQRLGSVVHHNKLGSQLDRVQRVCKLASQLAELLSSAAPALGVDPALAQRAAWLSKADLVTDMVGEFPELQGVIGEYYARHDGEDESVAVAIEQHYHPRFANDALPQAPLSLVVALADKLDTLVGLWAAAGAPTGDKDPFGLRRQALGVLRMLAEHPLPLDLRDLVGLAIAQFPPAVMKAAVAPELHRFFLDRLSNYLRERGHDARGIDAVLALDPSRIDQVPSKLDAVAAFGQLPESEALAAANKRVRNILKKEGASERRADPSLLLEPAEKALHAALVTLEPEVIACTAREDYAGALTRLASVRSAVDRFFDEVMVMTDDVAVRANRIALLQSLERALNQVADISKLAA, from the coding sequence ATGAGCGCGACACTGCTGGTCGAACTGTTGACCGAAGAACTGCCGCCGAAGGCGCTCAGGCGCCTCGGCGACGCTTTTTCGTCGGGCATGGCCGACGCGCTGTCCGCCGCCGGGCTGCTCGAGCCCGCGTCCGTCGCCACCGGCTATGCATCGCCGCGCCGGCTCGCGGTGTCCATCACCCATGTGCTCGCGCGTGCGCCGGACAAGCCGTTTCGCCAGAAGCTGCTGCCGGTCAGCGTCGCCTTCGATGCCGCAGGTGCGCCGACGCCGGCGTTGCAGAAGAAGCTCGCCACGCTCGGGCTGGCCGCCGATGCCTGGCCAGCGCTGGAGCGCGCCTCCGACGGCAAGGCCGAAGCGCTGTTCCACAACGGCACGCAGGCCGGGGCATCCCTCGCCGAAGGGTTGCAGAAGGCCCTCGACGACACGCTGGCGAAGCTGCCGATCCCGAAACTGATGCGCTACCAGCGCCCCGACGGCACAGACGTGCAGTTCGTCCGGCCCGCGCACCGCCTGCTCGCCCTTCACGGCGGCACGGTGGTGCCAGTGCGCGCACTCGGACTCGACGCCGGATTCCATACCGTCGGCCATCGCCAGATGAGCTCGGGCACGATCTCGATCGCGACCGCGTTCGAGTACCCGCACCGGCTGATGGTGCTGGGCAAGGTGGTCGCGTCGTTCGCGCAACGACGCCAGCGGATCGAAGAGGGCCTGCGTGCGAAGGCTGGCGGCGACACGCTGATCGCGCCGGACGCGCTGCTCGACGAGGTCACCGGCCTGGTCGAATGGCCGGTCGTCCTCGAAGGCCGCTTCGACGAGGCCTTCCTCGACGTGCCCCAGGAATGCCTGATCCTGACCATGCAGCAGAACCAGAAGTACTTCGCGCTGGCCGATGCATCGGGCCGGCTGCGCAATCGTTTCCTGCTCGTCAGCAACCTCGAGACGACCGATCCGGCGGCGATCGTCTCCGGCAACGAACGAGTGCTTCGTGCACGGCTGTCCGATGCCAAGTTCTTCTTCGACCAGGACCGGAAGACGCCCCTGGCCGACCGCGTGCAGCGCCTGGGCAGCGTCGTGCATCACAACAAGCTCGGCAGCCAGCTCGATCGGGTGCAGCGGGTGTGCAAGCTCGCGAGCCAGCTCGCGGAGCTCCTCTCGTCGGCCGCGCCCGCGCTGGGCGTCGATCCGGCCCTCGCACAACGCGCAGCCTGGCTGTCCAAGGCCGATCTCGTGACCGACATGGTCGGTGAGTTCCCGGAACTGCAGGGCGTGATCGGCGAGTACTACGCGCGCCACGATGGCGAGGACGAATCGGTCGCCGTGGCGATCGAACAGCACTACCACCCCCGTTTTGCCAACGACGCCCTGCCACAGGCACCGCTGTCGCTGGTCGTCGCGCTGGCCGACAAGCTCGACACGCTGGTCGGCCTGTGGGCGGCGGCCGGGGCGCCGACCGGTGACAAGGATCCCTTCGGCCTGCGCCGCCAGGCGCTCGGCGTGCTGCGCATGCTGGCCGAGCATCCGCTTCCGCTCGACCTGCGTGACCTGGTCGGGCTCGCGATCGCGCAGTTTCCGCCGGCGGTGATGAAGGCCGCGGTGGCGCCAGAACTGCACCGCTTCTTCCTCGACCGGCTGTCGAACTACCTGCGCGAGCGCGGACACGACGCGCGTGGCATCGATGCCGTGCTGGCGCTCGACCCTTCGCGCATCGACCAGGTCCCGTCGAAACTCGATGCGGTCGCCGCCTTCGGCCAGCTGCCCGAGTCGGAGGCGCTGGCTGCAGCGAACAAGCGCGTGCGCAACATCCTGAAGAAGGAAGGCGCATCGGAACGGCGTGCCGACCCTTCGCTGCTGCTCGAGCCTGCCGAGAAGGCCCTGCATGCGGCCCTGGTGACTCTGGAACCCGAGGTGATCGCCTGCACCGCACGCGAAGACTATGCGGGCGCGCTGACCCGGCTCGCATCGGTGCGGTCGGCGGTCGACCGTTTCTTCGACGAAGTGATGGTAATGACCGATGACGTGGCCGTACGGGCGAACCGTATCGCCCTGCTGCAGTCGCTTGAGCGGGCGCTGAACCAGGTCGCCGACATTTCGAAGCTGGCGGCATGA
- the gmhB gene encoding D-glycero-beta-D-manno-heptose 1,7-bisphosphate 7-phosphatase, producing MKLVILDRDGVINQDSDQFIKSPDEWKPIPGSLEAIARLNQAGFQVVVATNQSGVGRGLLDMTALNAIHDKMHRRLAQAGGHVAAVFYCPHAADANCGCRKPRAGLFEEIGRRFGLPLAEVPAVGDSLRDLQAAATVGARPMLVLTGKGQSTRRAGNLPEGTTTSANLADAVTAICE from the coding sequence ATGAAGCTCGTGATCCTCGATCGCGATGGCGTGATCAACCAGGACAGCGACCAGTTCATCAAGTCGCCGGATGAATGGAAGCCGATCCCGGGCAGCCTGGAGGCGATCGCGCGCCTGAACCAGGCGGGGTTCCAGGTGGTCGTCGCCACCAACCAGTCCGGCGTCGGACGCGGGCTGCTCGACATGACGGCGCTGAACGCGATCCACGACAAGATGCACCGCAGGCTGGCGCAGGCCGGTGGCCATGTCGCCGCAGTCTTCTACTGCCCGCATGCCGCCGATGCGAACTGCGGCTGCCGCAAGCCGCGCGCCGGCCTGTTCGAGGAGATCGGTCGCCGGTTCGGCCTGCCACTGGCCGAGGTGCCGGCGGTCGGCGACTCGCTGCGCGACCTGCAGGCGGCCGCAACAGTCGGTGCCCGGCCGATGCTGGTGCTCACCGGCAAGGGCCAGAGCACCCGCAGGGCCGGAAACCTGCCCGAAGGCACGACCACGTCCGCGAACCTCGCCGACGCGGTGACGGCGATCTGCGAATGA
- a CDS encoding dihydroxy-acid dehydratase gives MDAPRRTREQLRSWRWFGTGDTRGFSHRSRMQQVGVRREEVMGRPIIGIINTWSEISTCHLHLRERADNVKRGILAAGGFPIEMPALSLGEVMVKPTTMLYRNLLAMECEELLRSHPVDGAVLMGGCDKTTPGLLLGAISMDIPAIYLPAGPQLNGHFKGVKVGVGTHTRTYYDELRAGKISAQDWVDLEAAMCRSHGTCNTMGTASTMTSIAEVLGFCLPGATSIPADDAAHPRMAADCGERIVGMVWEDLKPSRILTAAAVGNAAATYMALGGSTNCAVHLIAMARRAGIPLTLDDLDARAREIRVLVNLMPSGDYLMEDFYYAGGLRALLSRIEAHLDLSALTVTGRTLGENIAGARVTAGSEDIIRAADQPISDHGALAVLYGNLAPDGAVIKPAAADPALMQHAGPAVVFEDMVDMMKRIDDPALDVDEDSVLVLKNAGPLGGPGFPEWGNLPIPKKVLAKGIRDMVRISDARMSGTHYGTCVLHVAPEAFIGGPLALVRDGDVIELDVAGRRLHLRVPDEELARRRAAWTAPPPRFERGYGRMFSAHVTQAPAGCDFDFLQQPGTLPEPDIY, from the coding sequence ATGGACGCTCCGCGCAGGACCCGTGAACAGTTGCGCAGCTGGCGCTGGTTCGGCACCGGCGACACGCGCGGCTTCTCGCACCGCAGCCGCATGCAGCAGGTGGGCGTCCGGCGCGAAGAGGTGATGGGGCGGCCGATCATCGGCATCATCAACACCTGGAGCGAGATCTCCACCTGCCACCTGCACCTGCGCGAGCGCGCCGACAACGTGAAGCGGGGCATCCTCGCCGCCGGCGGCTTCCCGATCGAGATGCCGGCGCTGTCGCTGGGCGAGGTGATGGTCAAACCGACCACCATGCTCTACCGCAACCTGCTGGCGATGGAATGCGAGGAGCTTCTGCGCTCGCATCCGGTCGACGGCGCGGTGCTGATGGGCGGCTGCGACAAGACCACGCCCGGGCTGCTGCTGGGCGCGATCAGCATGGACATCCCGGCGATCTACCTGCCGGCCGGCCCGCAGCTGAACGGCCATTTCAAGGGCGTGAAGGTCGGCGTCGGCACCCATACCCGCACCTACTACGACGAACTGCGCGCCGGGAAGATCAGCGCGCAGGACTGGGTCGACCTCGAGGCGGCAATGTGCCGCAGCCATGGCACCTGCAACACGATGGGTACCGCCTCGACAATGACCTCGATCGCCGAGGTGCTCGGCTTCTGCCTGCCGGGCGCCACCAGCATCCCGGCCGACGATGCCGCGCACCCGCGCATGGCGGCCGACTGTGGCGAACGCATCGTCGGGATGGTCTGGGAAGACCTGAAGCCCTCGCGCATCCTCACCGCCGCCGCGGTCGGCAACGCGGCCGCCACCTACATGGCGCTCGGCGGGTCGACCAACTGCGCGGTGCACCTGATCGCGATGGCGCGCCGGGCGGGCATCCCGCTCACGCTCGACGACCTCGATGCACGGGCGCGCGAGATCCGCGTGCTGGTCAACCTGATGCCCTCGGGCGACTACCTGATGGAGGACTTCTACTACGCCGGCGGCCTGCGCGCGCTGCTCTCGCGCATCGAGGCGCACCTCGACCTGTCCGCGCTGACCGTCACCGGCCGCACGCTGGGCGAGAACATCGCCGGCGCCCGGGTGACCGCCGGCAGCGAGGACATCATCCGTGCCGCCGACCAGCCGATCAGCGACCACGGCGCGCTCGCGGTGCTCTATGGCAACCTCGCACCGGATGGCGCGGTGATCAAGCCGGCAGCCGCAGATCCGGCGCTGATGCAGCACGCCGGCCCGGCCGTCGTGTTCGAAGACATGGTCGACATGATGAAACGCATCGACGACCCGGCGCTCGACGTGGACGAGGACTCGGTGCTGGTGCTGAAGAACGCCGGCCCGCTCGGGGGGCCGGGCTTCCCCGAGTGGGGCAACCTGCCGATCCCGAAGAAGGTGCTGGCGAAGGGCATCCGCGACATGGTCCGCATCTCGGACGCACGGATGAGCGGCACCCACTACGGCACCTGCGTGCTGCATGTCGCACCCGAGGCCTTCATCGGCGGCCCGCTTGCGCTGGTGCGCGATGGCGACGTGATCGAACTCGATGTCGCCGGCCGCAGGCTCCACCTGCGGGTGCCCGACGAAGAACTCGCCCGACGCCGCGCCGCGTGGACCGCGCCGCCGCCGCGCTTCGAGCGCGGCTACGGCAGGATGTTCTCCGCTCATGTCACGCAGGCGCCGGCAGGCTGCGATTTCGATTTCCTGCAGCAGCCCGGAACGCTGCCTGAGCCGGACATCTACTGA
- a CDS encoding 1-acyl-sn-glycerol-3-phosphate acyltransferase: MSLLRSVVFALAAALITPPYAFLALAIFFLPPMTRYRIIRTWSVAIVWLARIICGVRWTVTGLERLPTVPSIILSKHQSAWETLAFQAIFPPQVWVLKRSLLWVPFVGWGIGMLSPIAIDRSQRMRALKQLLEQGRARLASGFWVVVFPEGSRVEPGIRGTWQIGGAWLAAHADAPVVPVAVNSGELWPRNGFIKHAGTIEVVILDPISPAGMKAEALNRLVEQRVEDAMLQLNGKARSR; encoded by the coding sequence CTGAGTCTGCTGCGTTCCGTCGTGTTCGCGCTGGCCGCGGCGCTGATCACACCGCCGTATGCTTTCCTTGCGCTGGCGATCTTCTTCCTGCCGCCGATGACGCGCTACCGGATCATCCGCACATGGTCCGTGGCAATCGTCTGGCTTGCCCGGATCATCTGCGGCGTACGCTGGACGGTGACCGGGCTTGAGCGCCTGCCCACGGTGCCGTCGATCATCCTCTCCAAGCACCAGTCGGCCTGGGAGACACTGGCCTTCCAGGCGATCTTCCCGCCGCAGGTATGGGTGCTCAAGCGTTCCCTGCTGTGGGTACCCTTCGTCGGGTGGGGCATCGGCATGCTGTCGCCGATCGCGATCGACCGCAGCCAGCGCATGCGCGCGCTGAAGCAGCTGCTGGAGCAGGGACGCGCGCGGCTCGCCAGTGGCTTCTGGGTCGTCGTGTTCCCGGAAGGCAGCCGTGTCGAACCCGGCATCCGCGGTACCTGGCAGATCGGTGGCGCATGGCTGGCGGCGCACGCCGACGCGCCGGTGGTACCGGTGGCGGTGAACTCGGGCGAACTATGGCCGCGCAACGGCTTCATCAAGCATGCCGGCACGATCGAGGTGGTCATCCTCGATCCGATCTCTCCTGCCGGCATGAAGGCCGAGGCCCTGAACAGACTGGTCGAGCAGCGCGTCGAGGACGCGATGCTGCAATTGAACGGAAAGGCAAGAAGCCGTTGA
- a CDS encoding M48 family metallopeptidase, translating into MAARGTHLDTDQVGMIELDGQQVEYTMRRSLRRKRAMLSLSDRGLVLAVPLRMSQRAIEGFLQHSHPWLRRHLPRWRANASPQLELTTLQQVLWLGESLPIDVEQATSPSVERLGARIAVALPEPGDVGALRSALRSWVQAHALPHFEGRACHFASVVGVKRPPMKLTNARTLWGSCTPAGLVRINWRLMQAPAHLIDYVVVHELAHIVEANHSARFWAVVERGYREHRQARRELSQWQRRLAAL; encoded by the coding sequence ATGGCAGCACGTGGCACTCACCTCGACACCGACCAGGTGGGGATGATCGAACTCGACGGACAGCAGGTCGAGTACACGATGCGCCGCAGCCTGCGCCGCAAGCGCGCGATGCTGAGCCTGTCCGACCGCGGGCTGGTGCTGGCAGTGCCGTTGCGCATGTCCCAACGGGCGATCGAGGGCTTCCTCCAGCACAGCCATCCGTGGCTGCGCAGGCACCTGCCGCGCTGGCGCGCGAACGCCAGTCCGCAGCTCGAACTGACGACACTGCAGCAGGTGCTCTGGCTCGGCGAATCGCTGCCGATCGACGTGGAACAGGCCACGTCTCCCTCGGTGGAGCGTCTCGGCGCACGCATCGCGGTCGCCCTCCCCGAGCCGGGTGACGTGGGCGCGCTGCGCAGCGCGCTGCGCAGTTGGGTGCAGGCGCACGCACTGCCCCACTTCGAAGGCCGGGCCTGCCACTTCGCATCGGTCGTCGGCGTGAAGCGACCGCCGATGAAGCTGACCAATGCGCGCACGCTGTGGGGAAGTTGCACGCCAGCCGGGCTGGTCCGCATCAACTGGCGTCTGATGCAGGCACCCGCGCACCTGATCGACTACGTGGTGGTGCACGAACTGGCGCACATCGTCGAAGCCAACCACTCGGCGCGATTCTGGGCGGTGGTCGAGCGCGGCTACCGCGAGCATCGGCAGGCACGGCGCGAACTCAGCCAATGGCAACGCAGGCTGGCTGCGCTGTGA